From Pseudothermotoga thermarum DSM 5069, a single genomic window includes:
- the phoU gene encoding phosphate signaling complex protein PhoU, whose translation MRWLADERVETIKKALMKMGWFTEKMFLKTLEALQTKDIKLAKQVIEDDSVLDEMEIEMRKEIILTLGIHQFSGQNLRFLVGAIQIASIFERIGDNARRMAQLTMNLLKDQPIKSFPGVVKMGDLAALMLKDSLRILADLVVEGAFEVCEKDAEIDELYSEIYNELVEDSKNFKDNLERNLIFLELCQHVEEIADLTANIVETVLYVVTGQAYKCFKDQMKLFERSEGVLFETSD comes from the coding sequence TTGAGGTGGTTGGCTGATGAAAGGGTTGAAACGATAAAGAAAGCACTCATGAAGATGGGTTGGTTCACCGAAAAAATGTTTCTGAAAACTTTGGAAGCTTTGCAAACAAAGGACATCAAATTGGCAAAGCAGGTGATCGAAGATGACAGCGTACTCGATGAAATGGAGATCGAAATGAGAAAAGAAATCATTTTGACGTTGGGAATACATCAATTTTCTGGACAAAATTTGAGATTTTTGGTTGGGGCAATACAGATTGCTAGTATTTTCGAAAGAATAGGCGACAACGCAAGAAGAATGGCACAATTAACGATGAATCTTTTGAAAGATCAGCCTATCAAATCCTTTCCCGGTGTTGTTAAAATGGGTGATCTGGCAGCTTTGATGTTGAAAGATAGTCTTAGGATTTTGGCTGATTTAGTTGTTGAAGGAGCTTTTGAAGTTTGCGAGAAAGACGCGGAGATCGACGAGCTTTATTCTGAGATTTACAACGAACTCGTTGAAGATTCGAAGAACTTCAAGGATAACTTGGAAAGAAATCTGATATTCCTTGAGCTTTGTCAACATGTTGAAGAAATTGCCGATCTTACAGCCAACATAGTTGAAACGGTTCTTTACGTGGTCACAGGACAAGCTTACAAGTGTTTCAAAGACCAAATGAAGCTTTTTGAAAGAAGCGAAGGTGTCCTGTTTGAAACTTCTGATTAA
- the gyaR gene encoding glyoxylate reductase, which yields MSKNKPKVFVTMKIPEEGLKLLAEHVEVEVSEYDGVLPKKVLCEKVKGVDGILSMLADTIDKEVFDAAGPNLKIVANYAVGYNNIDVEEATKRGIMVTNTPGVLTETTADLAWALLMAVARRIVEADRFVREGKFKGWRPTLLLGTDVYGSTLGVIGFGRIGQAVARRALGFNMRVLYYSRKRVDEEIEKRLNATYVDLETLLKESDFVTLHVPLTKETYHLIDEPQLRMMKKEAYLINTARGPVVNEKALVKALKEGWIRGAALDVFENEPEVEPELLKLDNVVLAPHIGSASYATRIKMSIMVAENLIKGLKGEVPPNLVNPEVLKKRG from the coding sequence ATGTCAAAGAACAAACCAAAGGTTTTCGTGACGATGAAAATCCCAGAGGAAGGTTTAAAATTGCTCGCAGAACACGTCGAAGTTGAAGTCAGTGAATACGATGGTGTTCTGCCGAAAAAAGTGTTGTGCGAAAAAGTAAAAGGTGTGGATGGGATCTTATCGATGCTTGCCGATACGATCGACAAAGAAGTTTTCGATGCCGCCGGCCCGAACTTGAAAATCGTCGCCAACTATGCCGTTGGTTACAACAACATCGACGTTGAAGAAGCTACCAAAAGAGGCATAATGGTCACCAACACACCCGGGGTTTTGACGGAAACAACGGCAGACCTTGCTTGGGCACTGCTGATGGCTGTTGCAAGAAGAATAGTTGAAGCAGATAGGTTTGTAAGGGAAGGCAAGTTCAAAGGATGGCGTCCAACGCTTTTGCTGGGAACGGATGTTTACGGCTCAACGCTTGGTGTCATTGGCTTTGGAAGAATAGGGCAAGCGGTGGCGCGAAGAGCATTAGGTTTTAACATGAGAGTTTTGTACTACAGCAGAAAAAGAGTCGATGAAGAGATAGAAAAACGACTCAACGCAACATACGTTGATCTTGAAACTTTGCTGAAAGAATCTGATTTTGTAACTCTTCATGTTCCGCTGACCAAAGAAACCTATCATTTGATAGACGAACCTCAATTGAGAATGATGAAAAAAGAAGCGTACCTTATAAACACTGCAAGGGGACCTGTTGTGAACGAAAAAGCTTTGGTCAAAGCCTTGAAAGAAGGTTGGATCCGTGGGGCAGCGTTGGACGTTTTTGAAAATGAACCTGAGGTTGAACCTGAACTTTTGAAGCTAGACAACGTTGTTTTGGCACCACACATTGGATCGGCTTCTTACGCGACAAGGATAAAGATGTCAATAATGGTTGCTGAAAACCTAATCAAAGGTTTGAAAGGAGAAGTTCCACCAAATCTTGTAAACCCAGAAGTTTTGAAAAAAAGAGGGTGA
- the ruvB gene encoding Holliday junction branch migration DNA helicase RuvB translates to MPSKKRLEDHEPALPDLRPQSLSEYIGQEEIKKKLQIAIAAAKIRNEPLDHILLAGPPGLGKTTLAFVIAKEMGKNIYVTSGPILERQGDIAAILSALDFGDILFIDEIHRMNKAVEEIFYSALEDYKIDIMVGKGPTARSIRVGLKPFTLIGATTRSGLLSSPLRNRFGMILEFQFYSENELVEIIKRACGIMKIKVEDDAAYLIAKRSRGTPRIALRLLKRARDVMTIKGKDVLSKDLVEKTMDILEIDELGLDEMDRKILKTIIEIYDGGPVGLEVLASTLNVEVDTLKEVHEPYLLRMGLIARTLRGRIATPLAYKHFGYPYKLRGGLFDESFTKSNESQREN, encoded by the coding sequence ATGCCTTCAAAAAAGCGTTTAGAAGATCACGAACCGGCTTTGCCGGATTTAAGACCCCAAAGTCTAAGTGAATACATAGGCCAAGAGGAGATAAAAAAGAAACTGCAGATTGCGATAGCCGCTGCCAAGATCCGCAACGAACCTCTGGATCACATACTCTTGGCAGGTCCCCCTGGCCTTGGCAAAACAACTTTAGCTTTTGTGATAGCAAAAGAGATGGGAAAGAACATATACGTCACAAGTGGGCCAATTTTGGAAAGACAGGGAGACATAGCGGCTATACTTTCTGCTTTGGATTTTGGAGATATTTTGTTCATCGACGAAATTCACAGGATGAACAAAGCAGTTGAGGAAATATTCTACTCGGCGCTTGAAGATTACAAGATAGACATCATGGTTGGTAAAGGACCGACGGCAAGGTCGATCAGAGTTGGACTTAAGCCATTCACGTTGATAGGTGCAACAACCAGAAGCGGGCTTTTGAGTTCTCCACTGAGAAACAGATTTGGTATGATCTTGGAGTTCCAATTTTACTCTGAAAACGAACTTGTGGAAATCATAAAAAGGGCATGCGGTATCATGAAAATCAAAGTGGAAGACGATGCAGCGTATTTGATCGCAAAACGTTCAAGGGGAACTCCCAGAATAGCTTTAAGACTCCTTAAAAGAGCCAGAGACGTCATGACGATAAAGGGCAAAGACGTTTTAAGTAAAGATTTGGTTGAAAAAACAATGGACATCTTGGAAATCGATGAACTTGGCCTTGACGAGATGGATAGAAAGATATTGAAAACCATCATAGAAATTTACGATGGAGGACCTGTTGGTTTGGAAGTTTTGGCTTCAACTTTGAATGTGGAAGTTGATACTTTGAAAGAAGTTCACGAACCTTATCTTTTGCGTATGGGCTTGATTGCACGAACACTAAGAGGTAGAATCGCCACTCCTTTGGCTTACAAGCACTTTGGATATCCCTACAAACTAAGAGGGGGACTTTTCGATGAATCTTTTACAAAATCTAACGAAAGTCAAAGAGAGAATTGA
- the asnS gene encoding asparagine--tRNA ligase produces the protein MKWVYIEDLKQYIGQEVELRGWVWNKRSSGKIHFLQFRDGTGFIQVVVEQSSVDPQTFEISDRIKMESSVIVRGVVREDSRSPYGVEVHAKEIIPVQIPTEPYPISKKDHGIDFLMEHRHLWLRSRRQFHILRVRDAVLTAIRNFYKERKFVQIDTPIFTGSIGETAGNLFEVDYFDYGKVYLSQTGQLYLEAACLAFGKVYNLGPTFRAEKSKTRRHLIEFWMHEAEVAYYEHEDNLRLQEELVSYIVKYVLENASEHLIAIGRDISKLEKVTVPFERITYDEAIKILQKHGSNIQWGDDFGGDEETIIASQFEKPVFVTHYPRKCKAFYMQPDPSRPEVVLCGDLLAPEGYGEIIGGSQRIHDYDLLVERLKEFNLPVEKYQWYLDLRKWGSVPHSGFGLGVERTVAWICGLEHIREAIPFARTLYRVYP, from the coding sequence GTGAAGTGGGTATACATTGAGGATTTAAAGCAGTACATAGGTCAAGAAGTGGAGTTGAGAGGATGGGTTTGGAATAAACGCTCAAGCGGAAAGATTCACTTCTTGCAGTTTAGAGATGGAACTGGTTTTATTCAGGTTGTAGTTGAACAATCCAGTGTGGATCCTCAAACTTTTGAAATTTCCGACAGAATAAAAATGGAATCAAGTGTTATAGTCAGAGGAGTTGTTAGAGAAGACAGCAGATCTCCATACGGTGTGGAAGTTCACGCAAAGGAAATCATACCGGTTCAAATTCCAACAGAACCTTATCCTATCTCCAAGAAAGATCACGGCATAGATTTCCTGATGGAGCACAGACACCTTTGGCTTAGATCAAGACGCCAATTTCACATACTTAGAGTTCGAGATGCTGTCCTTACAGCCATAAGGAATTTCTACAAAGAAAGAAAGTTCGTCCAGATCGATACCCCAATCTTCACAGGTTCAATTGGTGAAACGGCTGGAAACCTTTTCGAGGTTGATTACTTCGATTACGGAAAGGTTTATCTTTCTCAAACTGGACAGCTTTATTTGGAGGCAGCTTGCTTGGCTTTTGGAAAGGTTTACAACCTTGGACCAACTTTTAGGGCTGAAAAATCTAAAACCAGAAGACATTTGATAGAATTCTGGATGCACGAAGCTGAAGTTGCTTACTACGAACACGAAGACAATCTGAGGCTTCAGGAGGAATTGGTTTCATACATAGTCAAGTACGTTCTTGAGAATGCTTCTGAACATCTCATCGCCATCGGAAGGGATATTTCAAAACTTGAAAAAGTCACCGTTCCGTTTGAAAGGATTACCTACGATGAGGCTATAAAGATTCTTCAAAAGCACGGTAGTAACATTCAATGGGGCGATGATTTTGGAGGAGATGAAGAAACCATAATCGCTTCGCAATTTGAAAAACCAGTTTTTGTAACGCATTATCCAAGAAAGTGCAAGGCTTTTTACATGCAACCAGACCCAAGTAGACCCGAAGTGGTTCTGTGCGGCGATTTGCTGGCTCCCGAAGGTTATGGAGAAATAATCGGAGGTTCTCAGAGGATTCACGATTATGATCTGCTTGTGGAAAGGCTTAAGGAGTTCAACTTGCCTGTGGAAAAGTACCAATGGTACCTTGATCTTAGAAAATGGGGAAGCGTTCCACACAGCGGTTTTGGACTTGGCGTTGAAAGAACTGTCGCATGGATTTGTGGCCTTGAACACATAAGAGAGGCTATTCCGTTTGCAAGGACCTTGTACAGAGTCTATCCATAA
- a CDS encoding YggS family pyridoxal phosphate-dependent enzyme, with product MNLLQNLTKVKERIEQAAKRVGRDPSQITLVAVTKEAEPEQIKTLFELGVLNFAENYAQSLIKKYEIAKDAVWHFIGRIQTNKVKYIVPRCEYIHSVWRLNEIETINKVAEKLGKIQKILVEVNVSQEETKAGITLEEAPKFVETALNYPNVSVVGLMTMAPFTDDENLIRSVFRKLRELRDKLVERFPTVQHLSMGMTNDFEIAVEEGATMVRIGRALFKGEGV from the coding sequence ATGAATCTTTTACAAAATCTAACGAAAGTCAAAGAGAGAATTGAGCAAGCTGCAAAAAGAGTTGGTAGGGATCCCTCGCAGATAACCTTGGTGGCGGTTACTAAGGAAGCTGAACCAGAACAAATTAAGACTCTTTTTGAACTTGGTGTTTTGAATTTTGCCGAAAATTACGCACAATCGTTGATAAAAAAGTACGAAATTGCAAAAGATGCAGTCTGGCATTTTATAGGAAGAATTCAAACCAACAAAGTTAAATACATCGTTCCAAGGTGTGAGTACATACATTCTGTTTGGAGACTGAACGAGATTGAGACTATAAACAAAGTCGCCGAAAAGCTTGGAAAAATTCAAAAAATATTGGTTGAAGTCAACGTTTCTCAAGAGGAAACAAAGGCTGGCATTACCTTGGAAGAAGCTCCAAAATTCGTGGAAACAGCTTTAAATTATCCAAACGTCAGTGTTGTTGGTTTGATGACGATGGCTCCTTTTACCGATGATGAGAATTTGATAAGATCGGTTTTTAGAAAGCTAAGAGAATTGAGGGACAAGTTGGTTGAACGTTTCCCGACGGTTCAGCATTTGTCCATGGGTATGACGAACGATTTTGAGATAGCCGTCGAAGAAGGTGCAACGATGGTTAGAATAGGAAGAGCTTTGTTCAAAGGCGAAGGAGTGTGA
- a CDS encoding YggT family protein, which yields MFVIANFLYAVARVLQIFIYVEISAVIISALLSWITPYHYYPFRNFVDALANIVTKPLRKIIPPIGPVDITPMIAIFILSFLDLFLVRTLIDLAVMLR from the coding sequence ATGTTTGTGATTGCAAACTTTCTTTACGCAGTTGCAAGAGTTTTGCAGATATTCATCTACGTTGAAATTTCAGCGGTGATAATCTCGGCTCTTTTGAGTTGGATTACACCTTATCACTACTATCCTTTTAGAAATTTTGTCGATGCGCTTGCAAACATTGTCACGAAACCTTTAAGAAAAATCATCCCGCCAATCGGTCCTGTTGACATAACACCCATGATAGCGATTTTCATTTTGTCTTTCCTCGATTTGTTCTTGGTTCGCACTTTAATAGATCTGGCGGTGATGCTGCGTTGA
- a CDS encoding hydroxyacid dehydrogenase, translating into MAKVMIIEKIHESGVKKLLEAGHEVIYASSPDPETVAKEIGDVEGVIVRTSIFNRKIIENASKLRVIARHGVGVDNIDVEAASQRGIWVVNTPTANASSVAEATIMFILALAKRFPEVDKATRQGNFKIRDEFAAIDLEGKTLGIIGLGRIGTLVAKKCQVAFSMKVLAYDPYVDPKKAHEVGAALVSLEELLKESDFVSIHAPLTKETEKLIGEEQLKMMKRTAYIINMARGPLWDEQAVLKAVNEGWISGAATDVFVEEPPKPDHPFFKCEKILLTPHMAALTKECVIRMAEEAAEGILEVLSGKQPKYPVNYELLRKYGKI; encoded by the coding sequence ATGGCAAAAGTTATGATTATCGAAAAAATTCACGAAAGCGGCGTGAAAAAACTTTTGGAAGCTGGACATGAAGTGATCTACGCATCAAGCCCAGACCCAGAAACAGTGGCAAAAGAAATTGGTGACGTTGAAGGCGTGATTGTACGCACGTCGATATTCAACAGAAAAATCATTGAAAATGCTTCAAAATTGAGGGTGATAGCCCGCCACGGTGTAGGAGTTGATAACATAGACGTTGAAGCAGCTTCCCAACGCGGAATATGGGTTGTCAACACTCCGACTGCGAATGCTTCCTCGGTAGCTGAAGCAACGATAATGTTTATACTAGCTTTGGCCAAAAGATTTCCAGAAGTTGATAAGGCCACAAGGCAGGGTAATTTCAAAATAAGAGATGAATTCGCCGCAATCGATTTAGAGGGTAAAACTCTTGGAATAATAGGCCTTGGAAGGATAGGAACACTTGTGGCTAAGAAATGCCAAGTAGCCTTTTCAATGAAAGTTCTTGCTTACGATCCATATGTAGATCCGAAAAAAGCCCATGAAGTTGGGGCTGCATTGGTTAGCCTAGAAGAATTGCTCAAAGAATCGGATTTTGTCTCCATTCATGCTCCTTTGACAAAAGAAACGGAAAAACTCATAGGAGAAGAACAGTTGAAAATGATGAAGAGAACAGCTTACATAATAAACATGGCTCGTGGACCACTTTGGGATGAACAAGCAGTGCTTAAGGCAGTCAACGAAGGATGGATCAGCGGAGCAGCCACGGATGTTTTTGTAGAAGAACCTCCAAAGCCCGACCACCCATTTTTCAAATGCGAAAAAATTCTCTTGACACCTCACATGGCGGCTTTGACGAAAGAATGCGTCATAAGAATGGCTGAAGAAGCAGCAGAGGGTATTTTAGAAGTTTTGAGCGGAAAGCAGCCAAAATATCCTGTCAACTACGAACTTTTGAGAAAATACGGAAAAATATAA
- a CDS encoding NAD(+) kinase, translated as MSVKVMVVHRADKAKEAKLLVDQLNGHVEVVQKYDLESLKPGSYNCDFVIVVGGDGTVLKTAKIVDKPVLGFKAGRIGFLASYTLDQVEVFLRDLHEGKLLEEKRWMLKVIGKNGSYNAINDLVVMVSSKKMAEFRLSFDGCSDLIFFSDGILACTPTGSTAYNLSLGGAIVSPNCDVIQIMPIAPYFLQNRSIIVPTSQKIKLWSHAVCDVMIDGVIVEKGSEVFFTKSEKVFSLLRPDYYDFFAVLKNKVGYGRGITD; from the coding sequence TTGAGTGTCAAGGTAATGGTTGTTCATCGAGCAGACAAAGCTAAGGAAGCAAAATTGCTTGTAGATCAGTTAAACGGTCACGTTGAGGTAGTTCAAAAGTATGATTTGGAAAGTTTAAAACCAGGTTCTTACAACTGTGATTTTGTGATAGTTGTTGGTGGAGATGGAACAGTCTTAAAAACGGCGAAGATCGTTGACAAACCAGTGCTTGGCTTTAAAGCGGGAAGAATAGGATTTTTGGCAAGTTATACTTTGGATCAAGTTGAAGTTTTTTTAAGGGATTTGCACGAAGGGAAGCTTTTGGAGGAAAAAAGATGGATGCTGAAGGTAATTGGAAAAAATGGATCTTACAATGCCATCAACGATTTAGTTGTAATGGTTTCGTCGAAAAAGATGGCTGAGTTCAGATTGTCTTTCGATGGTTGTTCAGATTTGATATTCTTCTCAGATGGTATTTTGGCCTGTACTCCGACAGGTTCAACTGCTTACAACTTATCGCTTGGGGGAGCGATAGTCAGTCCAAATTGTGATGTTATTCAAATCATGCCAATAGCTCCGTACTTTTTGCAGAATCGAAGTATAATCGTTCCTACAAGTCAAAAAATTAAACTTTGGTCTCATGCTGTTTGCGATGTGATGATCGATGGTGTCATCGTTGAAAAAGGCAGTGAGGTTTTCTTCACAAAATCTGAAAAAGTTTTTTCGTTGCTCAGACCTGATTACTACGATTTCTTTGCCGTTTTGAAGAACAAAGTTGGTTACGGAAGGGGGATCACGGATTGA